A genomic stretch from uncultured Cohaesibacter sp. includes:
- a CDS encoding C4-dicarboxylate TRAP transporter substrate-binding protein — MSFSAISKTILAGAVASLLGSAAMAADYTLSINTALATSDPLYKGLEAFQANVLDASDGRIEVKLFPNSQLGPDEDVLEQARAGAPVAVIVDGGRLAVFQKELGVLGAPFLASGYEGIRKVVTSDLFEEWVKKLHDSSGHQILSFNWWQGERHLLTNKEINVPADLNGIRMRTPGAPVWTGTIAAMGATPTPMPWGEVYSALSANVIDAAEAQLPAIVGAKLDEVIKYVTKTGHINLITGMVTSAMWFDSLPADLQTVLREEALKAGDIASYGTLKSFEGIEKQLKDEGVEVREVDVTPFKEATAKVYDDLGYGDLRDTLRAMAAE, encoded by the coding sequence ATGTCATTCTCTGCTATCAGCAAAACTATTCTGGCTGGCGCGGTTGCCAGCCTTCTCGGCTCCGCTGCCATGGCTGCCGACTATACCCTGAGCATCAACACCGCTCTGGCCACATCCGATCCGCTTTACAAGGGGCTTGAAGCCTTCCAGGCCAATGTACTGGACGCATCCGATGGCCGCATCGAAGTCAAACTGTTTCCAAACTCCCAACTTGGCCCGGATGAAGACGTTCTGGAACAGGCCCGTGCTGGTGCTCCTGTGGCCGTGATTGTCGACGGTGGTCGTCTTGCCGTGTTCCAGAAAGAACTGGGCGTGCTTGGCGCTCCTTTCCTGGCTTCCGGCTATGAAGGCATCCGCAAGGTTGTAACCTCCGATCTGTTTGAGGAATGGGTCAAGAAGCTGCATGACTCATCCGGTCACCAGATCCTTTCCTTCAACTGGTGGCAGGGCGAACGCCATCTGCTCACCAACAAGGAAATCAACGTTCCCGCCGACCTCAATGGCATCCGCATGCGCACACCGGGTGCTCCTGTATGGACCGGAACCATTGCTGCCATGGGCGCAACGCCAACCCCGATGCCTTGGGGTGAAGTCTACTCGGCCCTCTCGGCCAACGTGATCGATGCTGCTGAAGCCCAGCTGCCAGCCATTGTTGGCGCCAAGCTCGATGAGGTCATCAAATATGTCACCAAGACCGGCCATATCAATCTGATCACCGGTATGGTCACCTCGGCCATGTGGTTTGATAGCCTGCCAGCCGATCTGCAGACCGTTCTGCGTGAAGAAGCCCTCAAGGCTGGTGACATCGCCTCCTATGGCACGCTCAAATCCTTCGAAGGCATCGAAAAACAATTGAAGGATGAGGGTGTTGAGGTTCGCGAAGTCGATGTCACACCTTTCAAGGAAGCAACCGCCAAGGTGTATGACGATCTGGGCTATGGCGATCTGCGCGACACGCTGCGCGCCATGGCTGCCGAATAA
- a CDS encoding TRAP transporter small permease, whose protein sequence is MPGFLGKIEFFVGAVLLAVITFLVFIAAVMRFFGYPLIWSVDLAQLLFIWLCFVGATRAMRERVHLGVDFLVRLFPFAARRLIETALAFLFIAFLLVLAYEGYKLTILNWQRVFGDSGLSYAWVTISVPAGSILLSISILSNTVLSWRSGEKTERLVFTRTKSVDEMANQQDAVEG, encoded by the coding sequence ATGCCGGGGTTTCTTGGAAAAATAGAATTTTTTGTTGGCGCGGTGCTGCTGGCCGTGATCACGTTTTTGGTCTTTATCGCAGCGGTGATGCGCTTCTTCGGATACCCGCTGATCTGGTCGGTCGATCTGGCACAATTGCTGTTCATCTGGCTATGCTTTGTGGGGGCAACCCGTGCCATGCGCGAGCGCGTGCATCTGGGCGTCGACTTTCTGGTCCGCCTGTTTCCCTTTGCGGCGCGCCGTCTGATCGAAACGGCACTGGCTTTCCTTTTCATCGCCTTTCTTCTGGTGCTGGCCTATGAGGGCTACAAGTTGACAATCCTCAACTGGCAGCGCGTGTTTGGCGATTCGGGATTGTCCTATGCATGGGTCACGATTTCGGTGCCGGCAGGTTCGATCCTGCTCTCCATTTCCATTCTTTCAAACACGGTTCTTTCGTGGCGTTCGGGCGAAAAAACAGAACGGCTTGTCTTCACCCGCACCAAGAGTGTCGATGAAATGGCCAACCAACAAGACGCTGTGGAGGGCTGA
- a CDS encoding TRAP transporter large permease produces the protein MGLIALIFAALMILGAPVAFAIGISGFVFFLTSDIMPISIGVQKIATVSQSFPLLAVPFFVLAGHLMNESDITDRLFRFSKATLGWMSGGLALVSIFLSTLMGGVSGSAVADAAMEARVLGPQMLANRYSKGYTASVIALSSLITATIPPSIGLILYGYVGQVSIGRLFLAGVVPGLLMMLFLMVAAFVIAKRRNYVIEAAQKPTLGEVGRAAWDAKWALLFPVLLIVSIRGGIFTPSEVGAFAVVYAILIGSLAHRVMTFDSIKRAFGYALSDIGMIMLIILMSGMIGFAIIFMQVPQSVASFLLNSLSEPHLVVGVILIFLLISGLFFESTILVLLLTPIFVPVIKSAGVDPVHFGILMMTIVTFGSMTPPVGVAMFTVCSLLDTPIEEYVKESLPFMLAILCLVLLLLFVPEIVLFLPNWAFG, from the coding sequence ATGGGACTGATCGCACTTATCTTCGCCGCTCTCATGATCCTGGGGGCTCCGGTGGCCTTTGCTATCGGCATTTCGGGCTTCGTTTTCTTTCTCACCTCGGACATCATGCCGATCTCTATCGGCGTGCAAAAGATTGCCACCGTATCGCAGAGCTTTCCACTTCTGGCGGTGCCTTTCTTCGTGCTGGCCGGACACCTGATGAATGAAAGCGACATCACAGACCGCCTGTTCCGCTTTTCCAAGGCCACGCTGGGCTGGATGTCCGGTGGTTTGGCGCTGGTGTCTATTTTCCTCTCGACCCTGATGGGCGGGGTTTCCGGTTCGGCTGTGGCGGACGCTGCCATGGAGGCACGCGTGCTTGGGCCACAGATGCTGGCCAACCGCTATTCGAAGGGCTACACGGCATCAGTCATTGCCCTTTCCTCTCTTATCACCGCAACCATTCCTCCCTCCATCGGCCTTATTCTCTACGGCTATGTGGGACAGGTTTCCATCGGCAGGTTGTTCCTGGCTGGTGTAGTACCGGGCCTATTGATGATGCTGTTCCTGATGGTGGCAGCCTTCGTGATCGCCAAGAGACGCAATTATGTGATCGAAGCGGCCCAGAAGCCAACCCTTGGCGAAGTGGGCCGGGCGGCATGGGATGCCAAATGGGCGCTGCTTTTCCCGGTATTGCTGATCGTCTCCATCCGCGGCGGTATTTTCACGCCGTCTGAAGTGGGTGCCTTTGCGGTGGTCTATGCCATCCTGATCGGTAGCCTCGCCCATCGGGTGATGACATTTGACTCGATCAAACGCGCCTTCGGCTATGCGCTTTCGGATATCGGCATGATCATGTTGATCATCCTGATGAGTGGCATGATCGGATTTGCCATCATCTTCATGCAGGTTCCCCAAAGTGTTGCGAGCTTCCTGCTCAACTCTCTCAGCGAACCGCATCTGGTGGTCGGTGTCATCCTGATCTTCCTTTTGATCTCCGGCCTGTTTTTCGAGAGCACCATTCTGGTGTTGCTGCTCACCCCGATCTTCGTCCCGGTGATCAAGAGCGCTGGCGTGGACCCTGTGCATTTCGGCATCCTGATGATGACAATCGTTACCTTCGGCTCCATGACGCCTCCGGTCGGGGTGGCCATGTTCACCGTCTGCAGTCTTCTGGACACGCCTATTGAGGAATATGTCAAAGAGAGTTTGCCTTTCATGCTGGCCATTCTGTGTCTGGTTCTGCTGCTCCTGTTTGTACCAGAGATTGTGCTCTTCCTGCCCAACTGGGCATTCGGATAG
- a CDS encoding mannitol dehydrogenase family protein — protein sequence MTSDIFDTAKETVRRPAYDRAALKVRMCHIGFGAFHRAHQAVYTDQLITEGKTDWAYREIELMGPTDLLDGLAERGYLYTVVENGAEEQDARIVGSVIDHRHMAQVGPEGIVDAISEDGIELVSITVTEKGYTLAANGGLDFDNPMVKADLETPHAPKTVVGTLVAGLAKRKDAGKPPFTILSCDNLPSNGHMAKRAVLDFARAVDADLAAWIEAEARFPSTMVDRIVPAMTEESHQLLADCIGYTDPAGILCEPFRQWVIEDDFVSGRPDWDLAGATFTDNVLPYENMKLRMLNGSHSFLAYLGYLAGYETIADTMGDAAYKAAAHALMIEEQAPTLEAPQGVDLDAYADALIGRYCNPKIRHRTWQIAMDGSQKLPQRALESIAHHLKAGTPYPRLALLVAGWMIYVSGVDLQGQPIDVRDPLADKLKGLATGDSIEVIVSNLMQQSGVFPAELALNATLKSALEEAYKSIKEKGVKEAVSALS from the coding sequence ATGACTTCTGACATTTTCGACACAGCAAAAGAAACCGTAAGACGCCCCGCCTATGATCGTGCGGCCCTCAAGGTGCGCATGTGCCACATTGGCTTTGGAGCGTTCCACCGGGCTCATCAGGCCGTTTATACCGATCAATTGATCACTGAAGGCAAAACGGACTGGGCCTATCGTGAAATCGAGCTTATGGGACCAACGGATCTGTTGGATGGTCTGGCTGAGCGCGGCTATCTTTATACCGTGGTCGAGAATGGCGCCGAGGAACAGGACGCCCGCATCGTAGGCTCCGTGATTGATCATCGCCACATGGCCCAAGTGGGTCCGGAAGGCATTGTGGATGCAATCTCCGAGGATGGCATCGAGCTGGTCTCCATCACGGTGACGGAAAAAGGCTACACGCTGGCGGCCAATGGCGGATTGGATTTTGACAATCCGATGGTGAAGGCCGATCTGGAAACCCCTCATGCCCCCAAGACTGTGGTCGGCACGCTGGTTGCCGGTCTTGCCAAGCGCAAGGATGCGGGGAAACCACCTTTCACCATTCTATCATGCGACAACCTGCCCTCGAACGGCCATATGGCCAAGCGGGCCGTGCTGGACTTTGCCCGCGCCGTGGATGCGGATCTGGCCGCATGGATCGAAGCCGAAGCGCGCTTCCCCTCCACCATGGTCGACCGCATTGTTCCGGCCATGACTGAGGAAAGCCATCAGCTTCTGGCCGATTGCATTGGCTATACCGATCCGGCTGGCATCCTTTGCGAGCCTTTCCGCCAGTGGGTAATCGAAGATGATTTCGTTTCTGGCCGACCGGACTGGGATCTGGCCGGAGCCACCTTCACGGACAATGTGCTACCCTATGAAAATATGAAGCTGCGGATGCTGAACGGCTCCCACTCCTTCCTTGCCTATCTGGGCTATCTGGCCGGGTATGAGACCATCGCCGATACCATGGGTGATGCTGCTTACAAAGCCGCGGCCCATGCCCTGATGATCGAAGAGCAGGCCCCGACACTGGAAGCCCCTCAAGGGGTTGATCTTGATGCCTATGCCGATGCCCTGATCGGACGCTATTGCAATCCGAAAATTCGCCACCGCACCTGGCAGATCGCCATGGATGGCAGCCAGAAGCTGCCGCAACGGGCACTGGAATCCATTGCCCATCATCTCAAGGCCGGCACGCCTTATCCGCGCCTTGCCCTGCTGGTTGCCGGATGGATGATCTATGTGAGTGGCGTCGATCTGCAGGGGCAGCCGATTGATGTGCGCGATCCGCTTGCCGACAAGCTCAAAGGCCTGGCAACCGGAGACAGCATCGAGGTCATCGTTTCCAACCTCATGCAGCAGTCTGGCGTCTTCCCCGCTGAGCTGGCGCTGAACGCCACACTCAAGAGCGCACTGGAAGAGGCCTACAAGTCCATTAAGGAAAAGGGCGTCAAGGAAGCTGTTTCCGCCCTCTCCTGA
- a CDS encoding histidine phosphatase family protein translates to MTLPSLPQRTFCMIRHGQTTANRDSIVAGATDVPLSDLGREQASKLSSLSWKQKTSLFVSPKMRAKDTCQLAFPGRGFEIHDDLRERNWGEFEGKLVSELPSRHAEPKDGDTWDELLARVHKAISECCAKAEDDTLPVFVCHAGVIRAAMVLAGVGNDAPSAPNAKPLFFLWAGTSHEMTDQLTDSLMA, encoded by the coding sequence ATGACATTGCCCTCTTTGCCCCAACGCACCTTCTGCATGATCCGCCATGGCCAGACGACGGCCAACCGGGATTCCATCGTAGCCGGTGCGACCGATGTGCCCCTTTCCGATCTTGGTAGGGAACAGGCCAGCAAGCTTTCCAGCCTCAGCTGGAAGCAGAAAACCAGCCTGTTTGTCAGCCCCAAGATGCGGGCCAAGGATACCTGCCAGCTGGCTTTTCCCGGGCGCGGCTTTGAGATCCATGATGATCTTCGCGAGAGAAACTGGGGGGAATTTGAAGGCAAGCTGGTGAGTGAGCTCCCCTCGCGCCATGCGGAGCCAAAGGATGGTGACACATGGGATGAACTGCTTGCGCGCGTGCATAAGGCCATTTCAGAATGCTGCGCCAAGGCGGAAGACGACACCCTACCGGTGTTTGTCTGCCATGCCGGTGTGATCCGCGCTGCGATGGTGCTGGCTGGCGTTGGCAATGACGCGCCCTCGGCGCCAAACGCAAAGCCGCTCTTTTTCCTCTGGGCCGGTACAAGCCATGAAATGACAGATCAGCTCACAGACAGCCTTATGGCCTGA
- a CDS encoding TetR family transcriptional regulator yields MSYLPKEQRRSEIIEAAIDVIQHQGLAAATVRNVAKATASSPGQIHHHFESADTLRAEALLCLWQRMKIELLSQIKTTSPLETLIANMGGCVHKEQKETYSQLYKDLLEASQMSETMHAVLMQIMNNSKEKYCELLRAAQEEGELHEDADVEKLALFLQALGFGFGFMTDIRFTSFEVQDVIRFQIDLVNNACKQMRACS; encoded by the coding sequence ATGTCATATCTACCTAAAGAGCAACGGCGTTCCGAGATTATCGAAGCTGCCATTGATGTCATTCAACATCAGGGGCTGGCTGCTGCAACAGTCAGGAATGTCGCGAAAGCCACAGCGTCATCGCCAGGGCAGATACACCATCATTTTGAGTCTGCTGATACATTGCGTGCAGAAGCACTTCTCTGCTTGTGGCAACGTATGAAGATCGAGTTGCTTAGTCAAATCAAAACGACCTCACCGCTCGAAACCTTGATTGCCAATATGGGTGGATGTGTTCACAAAGAACAGAAAGAGACATATTCCCAACTCTACAAGGATCTACTCGAAGCGTCTCAAATGAGTGAAACCATGCACGCTGTGCTTATGCAAATCATGAATAACAGCAAGGAAAAATACTGCGAGTTACTTAGAGCTGCGCAAGAAGAAGGAGAGCTGCACGAGGATGCCGACGTTGAAAAACTTGCCCTTTTCCTTCAAGCATTGGGCTTCGGCTTTGGCTTTATGACAGATATCAGATTTACTTCCTTCGAGGTGCAAGACGTCATCCGCTTTCAGATTGATCTGGTCAATAATGCCTGCAAACAGATGCGAGCGTGCAGCTGA
- a CDS encoding efflux RND transporter periplasmic adaptor subunit, with translation MTHSSRKHILTAAMGLAIGLAFAPASSSAQGAGRPPAMVTTMQVKPETVTISAELPGRVSAYRTAAIRPQVGGILEKRLFEQGADVQENQPLFQIASETYEAQVENARAALTSAEASLDLANIKLDRARQLFEKKSASQQTYDSAQAEAKSAEASVAAARATLKAQQINLDHTTVRSPINGRIGASLVSEGSLVSANQPQALATVQQVDKVYVDLRRSALDLLKMQKMANLAPDTSSIEILGVDGTTYKQKGQPVFTDVTVDESTGDVTMRVLVDNPDQDLLPGMFVRALVPRQIVENALLVPQQAIIRGLSGDARIVVVDDEGKAHFKNVVLGELVKRSYIVTEGLEPNETVIIRGQTRVAQDGAQVNATPAEQPKQ, from the coding sequence ATGACCCATTCTTCCAGAAAACATATTTTAACCGCTGCGATGGGCCTTGCGATTGGTCTCGCCTTCGCACCAGCCTCCAGCTCTGCTCAGGGCGCGGGGCGTCCCCCAGCCATGGTCACCACCATGCAAGTCAAGCCGGAGACCGTTACCATCAGCGCCGAGCTACCCGGACGCGTCTCAGCCTATCGCACGGCGGCCATTCGCCCGCAGGTTGGTGGCATCCTCGAAAAACGCCTCTTTGAACAAGGGGCCGATGTCCAGGAAAACCAGCCTCTTTTCCAGATCGCTTCAGAAACCTACGAAGCGCAGGTCGAGAATGCACGCGCTGCATTGACCAGCGCCGAAGCTTCACTCGATCTTGCCAATATCAAGCTTGATCGTGCCAGACAGCTGTTCGAGAAGAAATCGGCCAGCCAGCAGACCTATGATAGCGCTCAGGCCGAAGCCAAGAGCGCTGAGGCGAGCGTCGCCGCAGCAAGGGCCACCTTGAAAGCCCAGCAGATCAATCTGGATCACACCACGGTTCGCTCGCCCATCAATGGCCGCATTGGCGCGTCTCTGGTCAGCGAAGGGTCGCTCGTGTCTGCCAACCAGCCGCAAGCACTGGCAACGGTCCAACAGGTTGACAAGGTTTATGTTGACCTGCGCAGGTCTGCGCTTGATCTGCTCAAGATGCAGAAAATGGCCAATCTGGCCCCGGACACTTCGTCCATCGAGATTCTTGGCGTTGATGGCACGACCTACAAGCAAAAGGGCCAGCCAGTCTTTACCGACGTCACGGTGGATGAATCCACCGGCGATGTGACCATGCGTGTTCTGGTTGACAACCCGGATCAGGATCTGCTCCCGGGCATGTTCGTGCGCGCACTGGTGCCGCGCCAGATCGTTGAGAATGCCTTGTTGGTTCCCCAGCAGGCCATTATCCGCGGCTTGTCGGGCGATGCGCGTATTGTTGTGGTTGACGACGAGGGCAAGGCACATTTCAAAAATGTGGTTCTGGGCGAGTTGGTCAAACGAAGCTACATCGTCACGGAAGGTCTCGAACCGAACGAGACTGTCATCATTCGTGGCCAGACACGCGTTGCTCAGGACGGTGCACAAGTGAATGCGACCCCTGCAGAACAGCCCAAACAGTAA
- a CDS encoding multidrug efflux RND transporter permease subunit has translation MPSFFIDRPVFAWVIAIFIVLGGLLTLSLLPVTRYPDIAPPSVSIRATYPGASPEVVNDSVISIIEPELSGVKHLLYFESTANSSGMATVTATFESGTDPELAQVDVQNKIKSIEPRLPEAVQRTGLEIESSSSGFLMVVALTSPDGKQTALDLGDYMERNLVQPLNRVDGVGRVQSFVSKKAMRVWVDPHKLLSYSLSVSDVTGAIAAQNVQISPGRVGAEPTVEGQRIGVPLTVEGQLSTPEEFEKIVLRSNQDGSKLTLGDVARVEVGAETYAFVSRINGAASAAMAIQLAPGANAMRVSQAVQDRMTDLATAMPDGMEWSVPYDTSPFVAISIEKVVHTLIEAMILVFLVMLLFLQKIRYTLIPAIVAPIALAGTLVVMYASGFSINVLTMFGMVLAIGIIVDDAIVVVENVERIMATEGLPPKEATRKAMKQITSAVIGITLVLTAVFIPMGMQSGAVGEIYRQFTMSMAVSILFSAFLALSMTPALCATLLKPIDPDHHASKGGFFGWFNSGLDGITNVYARMVAVFARKVAIMAVLYLAIVSGLGYSFIKLPTSFLPVEDQGAFITLYSLPSEATQERTKEIVSMYERHAHTREATKDVFAVVGFSFSGMGSNTALSFTTLKDWAERESSAGNEANIANRTMFAAPEGQVYSILPPSIPSLGTSSGFAMRLQDRAGLGNEALVNARNQLLGMAAQSPLLTGVRPDGLPQGASIRLEIDRQKAEFLGVPFTSIASTLSSAMGSNYVNDYSYQGQLRRVTVQADAPYRMQIEDVLKLNLPSSTGAMVELSEVVKPVWEQSPLQLVRYNGLPAERISGSAAPGVSAGEAMAEMERLASQLPEGFGIEWTGQSLQEKNTNAQTPMLLALSMLVVFLVLAALYESWSIPFSVLLVIPLGVIGAVVLVHLRGLENDVFFKVGLITIIGLSAKNAILIVEFARALYDEGNSLLDAVTEAARLRMRPILMTSLAFTLGVVPLMLSRGASAETQHAIGTGVFGGMITATFLGLLFVPAFFVFVVGIANLFKGKKKNDATPAS, from the coding sequence ATGCCTAGTTTTTTCATCGATAGACCCGTCTTTGCATGGGTCATAGCGATATTTATCGTGCTCGGCGGGCTTTTGACCCTGTCATTGCTGCCGGTCACGCGATATCCGGATATTGCGCCTCCCAGCGTATCCATTCGTGCAACCTATCCTGGCGCTTCTCCCGAAGTGGTCAATGACAGTGTTATCAGCATCATCGAGCCCGAGTTGTCCGGCGTAAAGCATCTGCTTTACTTTGAATCCACCGCCAACTCCTCTGGCATGGCAACCGTCACCGCAACATTCGAATCCGGTACGGATCCCGAATTGGCGCAGGTGGATGTGCAGAACAAGATCAAGTCGATCGAGCCTCGGCTGCCCGAAGCGGTGCAGCGAACGGGTCTGGAAATCGAATCCTCCTCCTCGGGCTTCCTGATGGTTGTTGCCTTGACATCACCGGATGGCAAGCAAACGGCGCTGGATTTGGGCGACTATATGGAACGCAATCTGGTCCAGCCGCTCAACCGGGTGGATGGCGTTGGGCGCGTTCAGTCCTTTGTGTCCAAAAAGGCGATGCGTGTCTGGGTCGACCCGCACAAGCTGCTTTCCTATTCGCTATCGGTCTCTGATGTGACCGGAGCTATTGCTGCACAGAATGTTCAGATCTCGCCGGGCCGCGTTGGGGCAGAACCAACCGTGGAAGGGCAGAGGATTGGTGTGCCGCTGACCGTTGAAGGCCAGCTCAGTACACCAGAAGAATTTGAAAAGATTGTTCTGCGCTCCAATCAGGACGGCTCGAAACTGACGCTGGGCGATGTGGCCCGTGTTGAAGTCGGGGCAGAGACCTATGCCTTTGTCTCGCGCATCAATGGCGCCGCCTCCGCAGCCATGGCAATTCAGCTGGCTCCGGGAGCCAACGCCATGCGCGTGTCCCAGGCCGTTCAGGATCGTATGACCGATCTGGCAACTGCCATGCCCGACGGCATGGAATGGTCCGTGCCTTACGACACCTCGCCATTCGTTGCAATTTCCATCGAGAAGGTGGTGCATACCCTGATCGAGGCCATGATCCTCGTGTTCCTGGTGATGCTGCTATTCCTGCAGAAGATCCGCTACACGCTCATTCCGGCAATCGTGGCCCCCATTGCATTGGCTGGTACGCTTGTCGTCATGTATGCCTCGGGCTTTTCGATCAACGTGCTGACCATGTTCGGCATGGTGCTCGCCATCGGTATCATCGTGGATGATGCCATCGTGGTGGTGGAAAATGTGGAGCGTATCATGGCAACCGAAGGGCTCCCTCCCAAAGAGGCGACCCGCAAGGCCATGAAGCAGATCACCAGCGCCGTTATCGGCATCACGCTGGTGCTGACGGCGGTGTTCATTCCCATGGGCATGCAGTCTGGTGCCGTGGGTGAGATCTATCGACAATTCACCATGTCCATGGCTGTGTCGATCCTGTTCTCGGCCTTCCTTGCCCTTTCGATGACCCCGGCGCTCTGTGCGACCCTGCTCAAACCGATCGACCCGGATCATCATGCATCCAAGGGCGGTTTCTTTGGCTGGTTCAACAGCGGGCTGGATGGCATCACCAATGTCTATGCACGCATGGTTGCCGTGTTTGCCCGCAAGGTCGCGATCATGGCTGTTCTCTATCTGGCCATTGTGTCCGGGCTTGGCTATAGCTTCATCAAGCTGCCAACCTCGTTCCTGCCGGTGGAAGATCAGGGGGCTTTCATCACCCTTTACAGCCTGCCTTCGGAAGCAACCCAGGAGCGGACCAAGGAAATCGTCTCCATGTATGAGCGTCACGCCCATACACGCGAAGCGACCAAGGATGTATTCGCCGTCGTGGGCTTCAGCTTCAGTGGCATGGGCTCCAATACGGCTCTGTCCTTTACGACATTGAAAGATTGGGCGGAACGCGAGTCAAGCGCAGGCAATGAGGCCAATATCGCCAACAGAACCATGTTTGCGGCGCCGGAGGGGCAGGTCTATAGTATCCTGCCACCATCCATTCCGTCTCTGGGCACGTCTTCGGGCTTTGCCATGCGTCTTCAGGACCGTGCCGGTCTTGGCAATGAAGCATTGGTCAATGCGCGAAACCAGTTGCTCGGCATGGCCGCACAAAGCCCGTTGCTGACAGGCGTCCGTCCAGACGGCTTGCCGCAAGGGGCCAGCATCCGGCTTGAAATCGACCGGCAGAAAGCGGAATTCCTTGGAGTTCCCTTTACCTCCATCGCCTCGACGCTGTCTTCGGCCATGGGCTCCAACTATGTCAACGACTATAGTTATCAGGGTCAGTTGCGTCGGGTGACAGTGCAGGCCGATGCCCCATACCGCATGCAGATCGAAGATGTGCTGAAGCTCAACCTGCCAAGCTCCACCGGGGCCATGGTCGAACTTTCAGAGGTCGTGAAGCCGGTTTGGGAACAGAGCCCGTTGCAGCTTGTTCGCTATAATGGTCTGCCAGCAGAACGTATCAGCGGCAGCGCTGCACCTGGCGTCTCTGCCGGTGAGGCAATGGCTGAAATGGAACGCCTTGCGAGCCAGCTGCCTGAAGGCTTTGGCATCGAGTGGACAGGACAGTCCCTGCAGGAGAAGAACACCAACGCGCAGACGCCAATGCTGCTGGCATTGTCCATGCTCGTTGTCTTCCTCGTGCTGGCGGCTCTTTACGAGAGCTGGTCCATTCCCTTCTCGGTGCTGCTCGTCATTCCTCTGGGTGTCATCGGTGCTGTTGTGTTGGTGCATTTGCGCGGTCTGGAAAATGACGTGTTCTTCAAGGTTGGCCTGATTACGATCATCGGTCTGTCTGCCAAGAACGCCATTCTGATCGTCGAGTTCGCTCGGGCGCTCTATGATGAAGGCAACAGTCTGTTGGATGCCGTGACGGAGGCTGCGCGGCTGCGTATGCGTCCTATCCTGATGACCTCACTGGCCTTCACGCTGGGCGTTGTACCGCTGATGCTCTCACGTGGCGCCAGTGCTGAAACCCAGCATGCGATCGGCACTGGTGTGTTCGGGGGCATGATCACGGCCACGTTCCTTGGGCTGTTGTTCGTGCCTGCCTTCTTCGTCTTTGTGGTTGGCATTGCGAACCTGTTCAAAGGCAAAAAGAAGAATGATGCCACACCGGCATCGTAG